The following are from one region of the Verrucomicrobiota bacterium genome:
- a CDS encoding helix-turn-helix transcriptional regulator produces the protein MQSSEISEVASVTRRRMGLNQSQMAQRLSIDRTYLSSIETGRKVPSDPLTERILVLAQSANVDLPETLKERVSEMAARYGFTRARTEDPMQVGPRGEPTRANIELIVRDYLDAAEAASGGLGHAYHKLRKVCDPADFE, from the coding sequence ATGCAGTCGTCTGAGATCTCCGAAGTGGCTAGCGTCACCCGTCGCCGCATGGGTCTCAATCAGTCCCAGATGGCGCAAAGACTGAGCATCGATCGCACTTATCTTTCTTCTATAGAAACGGGGAGAAAGGTCCCCAGTGATCCCTTAACAGAAAGGATTCTAGTGTTAGCTCAGTCCGCAAATGTAGACTTACCGGAAACTCTGAAAGAAAGGGTTTCAGAGATGGCGGCCCGCTACGGGTTTACCCGAGCCCGAACCGAGGATCCTATGCAAGTGGGTCCTCGAGGTGAACCCACGAGGGCGAACATCGAGTTGATCGTAAGAGACTATTTGGACGCTGCGGAGGCGGCTTCAGGTGGGCTGGGTCATGCTTACCACAAACTCAGAAAGGTCTGTGATCCTGCTGATTTTGAGTGA